In Burkholderiales bacterium, the following proteins share a genomic window:
- a CDS encoding TIGR03016 family PEP-CTERM system-associated outer membrane protein, which produces MNPVWAAKWDVAPTLSVRETYTDNVLLDPDASKRADWVTQVSPGISVAATGARLKLDARYTPDFTYYARAQEENQIYHRLNATGNAELAEQLLFVDALANIDRYNVSLQGPLTIDDVNLTGNRVTIGTYAVSPYVRRDFGSEARAEARYTYSVVNSDDPSTLSDSAADAINLRLRSGPAYRLLIWDVGYGREKIGYDTEEDTVAEEVSANAGRLVTATMRLLAQAGYERYESGVPGSETKGPRWSAGLEWTPSPRTRLVAAAGERLHDLSYSFDFRHRTRLTAWGVEYREEITTSRSEFLVPATPGLLDQLFLSQIPDPAERERAVKEFIARTGLRPELGTPINFLTNELFLLKRAEASVGLLGVKNVLIFSVFGETRERLDADAAAPATGDFGTSSAIEQVGAGVQWSLRLTAFDDWNMGGTYARNAFSDTGRVDRVFSLGMGLARQFQPRLSGSLNYRRQQNDSSDSVFSYTENAVFATARMTF; this is translated from the coding sequence TTGAACCCAGTCTGGGCGGCCAAATGGGACGTCGCACCCACCCTTTCTGTAAGAGAGACCTATACCGATAACGTATTGCTGGATCCGGACGCATCGAAGCGTGCGGACTGGGTGACGCAAGTCAGCCCCGGGATTTCGGTCGCAGCCACGGGTGCACGGCTGAAGCTCGATGCACGGTACACGCCGGATTTTACGTACTATGCTCGCGCGCAGGAGGAGAATCAGATCTACCACCGGCTGAACGCCACCGGCAACGCGGAGCTTGCTGAGCAGCTACTCTTCGTCGATGCCCTCGCCAATATAGATCGGTACAACGTCTCACTCCAGGGCCCTCTCACGATCGACGACGTCAACCTCACGGGAAATCGCGTCACCATCGGTACTTATGCCGTGAGCCCCTATGTCAGACGTGACTTCGGCTCCGAGGCGCGAGCAGAAGCACGTTACACCTACAGTGTGGTGAACTCGGACGACCCTTCGACCCTGTCCGATAGTGCCGCCGACGCCATCAATCTGCGCTTGAGGAGTGGTCCCGCCTACCGGCTCCTCATCTGGGATGTCGGGTATGGGAGGGAGAAGATCGGCTATGACACTGAGGAGGATACCGTTGCCGAAGAAGTTTCGGCGAACGCCGGGCGGCTGGTCACAGCGACCATGAGGCTGCTTGCCCAAGCCGGTTATGAGAGATACGAATCGGGCGTGCCGGGGTCGGAAACCAAAGGGCCACGGTGGAGCGCCGGACTCGAGTGGACACCATCGCCCCGCACACGCCTGGTGGCCGCTGCCGGCGAACGGTTGCACGACCTTAGCTATTCCTTCGATTTCAGGCACCGGACTCGTCTCACTGCATGGGGCGTTGAGTATAGGGAAGAAATTACCACTTCTCGCTCGGAGTTCCTGGTTCCGGCGACGCCGGGACTTCTCGATCAGTTGTTTCTGTCTCAAATACCGGACCCTGCGGAGCGGGAGAGGGCGGTGAAGGAATTCATCGCACGTACCGGTCTTCGTCCAGAGTTGGGAACTCCAATCAACTTTCTCACCAACGAGTTGTTTCTCTTGAAGAGAGCAGAAGCGTCTGTGGGCCTGTTGGGGGTCAAGAACGTTTTGATTTTCAGTGTGTTCGGAGAAACGCGGGAGCGGCTGGACGCTGACGCGGCCGCGCCCGCAACGGGAGACTTCGGCACCAGCAGCGCGATCGAACAGGTCGGCGCAGGTGTGCAATGGAGCCTGCGATTGACGGCCTTCGACGACTGGAACATGGGTGGAACCTATGCCCGCAACGCGTTTTCCGACACGGGTCGCGTCGATCGGGTGTTTTCTCTCGGAATGGGGCTGGCAAGACAGTTCCAACCTCGACTCTCCGGGTCTCTGAACTATCGCAGGCAGCAGAATGATTCGAGCGACAGCGTGTTCAGTTATACGGAGAATGCGGTGTTCGCGACAGCGCGAATGACATTTTGA